A portion of the Sulfurospirillum diekertiae genome contains these proteins:
- the dxr gene encoding 1-deoxy-D-xylulose-5-phosphate reductoisomerase: protein MVLLGSTGSIGVNALIIAKRFGIMVEALVAGKNIALLNEQIKEHHPKYVAISDANDRKLVNHTNVFVGKEGILELLQKTQSYLVVNALVGFVGLAPSIEALRLGKRLALANKESLVVAGHLLDTSHITPIDSEHFGLWYLLGKRPVRGMTITASGGAFRDTPLEELGKMSFQDALKHPNWSMGAKITIDSATMTNKLFELLEAKWLFGVDRLDAIIEPKSLIHAFINFKDGSTTAHLAVADMKLPIAFALVGEVEEPILPSLDLASIGSFSFQKIEAARYPIWEIKEDVLAHPTRGVVINAANEVGIAKFFNQEINILELAERTIKAYRHFEDAIPKSLDEVFEIDREVRRYCLSF, encoded by the coding sequence GTGGTACTTTTAGGCTCAACAGGCTCCATTGGCGTCAATGCGCTGATCATTGCAAAACGTTTTGGTATTATGGTAGAAGCCCTAGTTGCGGGTAAAAATATTGCACTTCTTAATGAACAAATTAAAGAGCACCACCCCAAATACGTTGCCATTAGTGACGCAAATGATCGTAAATTGGTCAATCATACCAATGTATTTGTCGGTAAAGAGGGTATTTTAGAGCTCTTACAAAAAACACAGAGCTATTTGGTTGTCAATGCTTTGGTTGGATTTGTTGGGCTAGCTCCTAGCATTGAAGCATTGCGACTTGGAAAACGCTTAGCACTTGCCAATAAAGAATCTCTTGTCGTGGCAGGGCATCTGTTGGATACCTCTCATATTACCCCTATTGATAGTGAACATTTTGGGCTGTGGTATCTTTTAGGAAAACGCCCAGTTCGTGGCATGACGATTACTGCGAGTGGTGGCGCTTTTCGTGACACCCCCCTTGAAGAACTTGGAAAGATGTCTTTTCAGGATGCTCTCAAACATCCTAATTGGAGTATGGGCGCGAAGATAACCATTGATAGTGCGACCATGACCAATAAACTCTTTGAACTTTTAGAGGCTAAATGGCTTTTTGGTGTTGATAGACTTGATGCCATCATCGAACCAAAATCCCTAATACATGCCTTTATTAATTTTAAAGATGGTAGTACAACAGCTCATTTAGCGGTTGCAGATATGAAACTACCCATTGCGTTTGCTCTGGTAGGCGAAGTGGAAGAGCCTATTTTACCTTCCCTTGATCTTGCTTCTATTGGCTCCTTTTCGTTTCAAAAAATTGAAGCAGCACGTTATCCGATTTGGGAGATCAAAGAGGACGTATTAGCCCATCCAACACGCGGCGTTGTGATCAATGCAGCCAATGAAGTGGGCATCGCAAAGTTTTTTAATCAAGAGATTAATATTTTAGAGCTCGCAGAACGAACGATTAAAGCGTATCGACACTTTGAAGATGCCATTCCCAAAAGCTTGGATGAGGTCTTTGAAATTGATCGCGAAGTGAGACGTTACTGCTTATCCTTTTAA
- a CDS encoding phosphatidate cytidylyltransferase: MNFKALYESNKQRVFTGFVMLAFAIVVAFLNNTLLTWLILGAMYLLAFYEAMNLFDVKDNKLYVYAVLLWLAAFVYPNPDDLIYLALIGFLAVMAYTKNVNYKLLAPFLYPSVSMLFLYALYHDFGMSVLVWLVIVVALTDTGAYCVGKSIGKTPFSPTSPNKTLEGVVGGVVIATVVGALYGTFLIPLWLSALIAFVTSVSSVFGDLFESYLKREAGLKDSGTLFPGHGGMLDRLDGYLFGGVVMVILLRGLA; the protein is encoded by the coding sequence ATGAACTTTAAAGCACTCTACGAATCAAATAAGCAGCGCGTTTTCACGGGCTTTGTGATGCTCGCATTTGCTATAGTGGTCGCATTTTTAAACAACACACTCCTCACATGGCTCATTCTTGGTGCTATGTATTTACTCGCTTTTTATGAGGCGATGAACCTTTTTGATGTCAAAGACAATAAACTGTATGTGTATGCGGTACTTTTATGGTTGGCAGCATTTGTCTACCCCAATCCTGATGATCTGATCTATTTAGCGCTGATTGGATTTTTGGCAGTTATGGCTTACACTAAAAATGTGAATTATAAACTTCTTGCACCTTTTTTATACCCTTCGGTTTCGATGCTATTTCTTTACGCTCTTTACCATGATTTTGGCATGTCCGTTTTGGTATGGCTTGTGATCGTCGTAGCCCTTACCGATACAGGTGCATATTGCGTAGGTAAAAGCATTGGTAAAACACCTTTTTCCCCAACTTCTCCCAATAAAACACTTGAAGGTGTTGTTGGTGGTGTGGTGATTGCTACCGTCGTGGGTGCGCTCTATGGCACGTTTTTGATTCCATTGTGGCTTTCGGCGCTCATTGCCTTTGTGACCTCTGTGTCATCTGTATTTGGTGATCTTTTTGAGAGTTATCTCAAACGAGAAGCGGGGCTAAAAGACAGTGGTACGCTCTTCCCTGGGCATGGTGGAATGTTAGACAGACTCGATGGTTACCTTTTTGGTGGCGTGGTCATGGTCATCTTGCTTCGGGGGCTCGCGTAA